The Montipora capricornis isolate CH-2021 chromosome 3, ASM3666992v2, whole genome shotgun sequence genome window below encodes:
- the LOC138041586 gene encoding probable serine incorporator, whose product MASSSCQEVVVEGPNITETAPRGTSKFRGRAVLDIVSEFCYKLDVFLCCGLHICARCIRPRCRLRQSIFTRMCYIGLLLGACLLCCVLLTPRTRHFMGDSFCQTVSYSFCDTLFSYASVYRVLFLLAIFYLGQSMVLYGISSTQEQRARINNGFWGVKILVLSIFTFLFIFIPHSDYTGEVWTFFGLNGGFAFIILQFVLLIDFVHAWNVSCVERLEASSNYAQAKIWYIILWVPTITLYAISIVSVISFYLLYAWAAGCHNNMFFITFNVYLCSAATYISVNPVVQERRPRSGLLQAAVATTYNTFITWQALSNEPDSICNPSRDYLFPGSPFSNIQILLSLGFMFFVLIYACLRDVRAPQYGKLHPGHATTPPLVEVREYPDGCDASVRSTAFAEGGCVFDDEKDGVAYSYSFFQVLFCLAALYTMMTLTSWYRPEEGQHSSVKLVCGWGAVWIRLSAAIFSTFIYIWTLIAPVIFPDSYRDLVFFQFMLGSCNHRTTRRELLPSK is encoded by the coding sequence ATGGCATCTTCATCCTGCCAGGAGGTTGTTGTTGAGGGCCCAAATATTACTGAAACCGCCCCACGTGGGACTTCCAAGTTTCGTGGCCGTGCAGTTTTGGACATTGTCTCGGAATTTTGCTACAAGCTCGATGTGTTTTTATGCTGTGGTTTGCATATCTGCGCTCGATGCATTCGTCCCAGATGTCGGCTCCGACAGTCAATCTTCACTCGAATGTGTTACATTGGTTTATTGTTAGGGGCTTGCTTGTTATGCTGTGTCCTGCTGACTCCACGCACGAGGCATTTCATGGGCGATAGCTTCTGCCAAACTGTCTCATACTCTTTCTGTGACACATTATTCAGTTATGCCTCAGTTTATCGCGTTCTTTTCTTACTTGCAATATTTTATCTCGGTCAAAGCATGGTTTTATACGGAATTTCGTCAACTCAAGAACAACGAGCGAGAATTAACAATGGCTTTTGGGGAGTCAAGATCCTTGTATTATCAATCTTCACGTTTCTGTTTATCTTCATTCCCCATTCTGATTACACGGGGGAAGTGTGGACATTTTTTGGTCTTAATGGTGGCTTTGCCTTTATTATTTTGCAATTCGTTCTACTAATAGATTTTGTTCATGCTTGGAATGTAAGCTGTGTCGAGAGACTCGAGGCTTCTTCAAACTATGCGCAGGCTAAAATATGGTACATAATTCTCTGGGTACCCACAATAACTCTTTATGCGATTTCCATAGTTTCAGTTATATCATTTTACTTACTATACGCCTGGGCAGCTGGATGTCATAACAATATGTTTTTTATAACTTTTAATGTTTATCTTTGCTCAGCTGCAACTTATATCTCCGTAAATCCGGTAGTTCAAGAAAGGCGCCCACGTTCGGGTCTTCTTCAAGCAGCGGTGGCCACCACGTATAATACATTCATCACGTGGCAAGCGCTATCAAATGAACCTGACAGCATATGTAACCCGTCACGTGATTATCTCTTTCCCGGAAGTCCTTTTAGTAATATTCAAATCCTCCTTAGCTTGGGATTTATGTTCTTTGTTTTAATTTACGCCTGTTTACGAGACGTTCGAGCTCCGCAGTATGGTAAGTTGCATCCGGGACACGCAACTACTCCACCATTGGTTGAAGTTCGAGAATACCCGGATGGTTGTGATGCGTCTGTGCGAAGCACGGCCTTCGCTGAGGGGGGCTGCGTTTTTGATGACGAAAAAGACGGCGTCGCGTACAGTtattcattttttcaagtactaTTTTGTCTCGCTGCTCTTTATACCATGATGACATTGACGAGCTGGTACCGTCCCGAAGAAGGACAGCATTCCAGCGTGAAATTAGTTTGTGGCTGGGGAGCAGTGTGGATCCGACTCTCCGCTGCTATTTTTAGCACTTTTATATATATTTGGACCTTAATAGCACCTGTGATATTTCCGGATTCGTACAGGGACTTGGTGTTCTTTCAGTTTATGCTTGGTTCCTGCAACCACAGAACGACTCGGAGGGAACTACTACCATCGAAATAA
- the LOC138041010 gene encoding serine-rich adhesin for platelets-like has translation MEQPTVELKPSSQSRAGQLPTNKRLHDIEQEYLEQWHLLENLGSSMEAASGMRPIGGEDLASSQPSGTGDVHEQGTKLNDDEQEKEGSAQWFVLGEESLDDRGTGTPSEDQQMAHPGVSNSDQTLEGENITQLSPYAEQWHELEQLKESVRSLSHAAGLLQSPHLPPEDDETLASGLSSGSLSVEALDEVGVLEAQVVPQDGTVQEGVAPLSLEQEAVEVVENIDEDDSADSGASFSVHDSGIDEKQLRNEWFPLRPSAVGEDDEDTIQMPYATGQASHGANNVRLQNVPHVWSDEDGKQSPPERSQPDGRDGPDLKRMPWISTTYGSTPQVISAPAQSQPVASVAHTSKDSESDVSVASQPHSQHNVTPLEIITRSVPPVKKGLNLMSELRQRHAPQLNSDSDTESPVSKLLGPNFRAVQEVLDRLKRDRLTDKVVEEAKNTGSDGGSMTKDYVEYMSSAAALSNSAGSRDYGMEWTSGRPVTARKSSSETDAVVWPKAVSPRFPPSHRKGHTVYRPSQDESLRSFSENDITNVIRPLDSRQQSSWTSAKVSSLHPSEITPVDTIPKTPLQATNKYPIELSLLSSSSALDPLTPGEMLDDAGYGGHKVRSSLDSADAFPLAANGGANLLTRDYSVVVATSEDVLHRHLRSDTFGPTLPQAILPSSGTHLQAPSSRSSIASSIKSSRIAWGGETPPATRDPIQRAPNQVLPRVSVESSVPALGADSGLSLSTSRERPNRIETEESFSVIPADNFPLSGHTSSVIDGTEAAPISIGDAREGSKDSSRMGNDQGKVPQSGGNLPTLGDNERMTYSGDTYGTIPSPDTISAASVATAKEESNDSFRTGQDEGKALPSGNGLENLRESDTSASSDDTDDLLNYEPVLEGNRQYLRMQKHAQSKQLDSGAVNNRENRILVKSSRDLPMGDTVKRMSDREQSSSTLQGQYDSHSEVNDTHIKSLHWSLGAGTISPISETILAQRDSKQGKSSTPLGSVSERSSMEESEFLQEQSLENDTLVDVEGRDVVATKQVPSRSTTDFSSSDEIYKPVLHRDASGNKENHPNESVFQASSYGIYDIRRSSGPGSTNRRRKAMGLEPNPAREVSSQNGPGMVYISGSSTPSSSHDSVGRASKDIEGLAGRRTGHRNVQLEQDNYEESLESNEEKVRPRRREPRDSRILKGRQAHDFRDRYHDAHALREKESERHRARAVKDSSQNHRTPTKLITSERSSHSVRKTVDETEENPSKKLASLVKSRRRATGDSDGTSSNNSTADRKARTSRKHPDAKTSSRSRDKTDRHAVRPSRLDANISKLSSLVSKSMDESASSSSRASVIQSQKWPISKSSKRRMTSSSESSDVSEFFNYAFMEPRLRSSMKHKIRIRELLKSVKAQDISPIIRVRDSTSTESATNTSINEEKGKETGTERENVELNEGTEEPSPDLLHTRRPEAFTVPFSDPTYVDREPKCTCRASQTRVVHATLPAKSRKVERKGYGKEFRLPRKRDVGVNCPTPIITRSPAASSDESLHGQFEDAGTQTEEFVGQRKANSKDKVEPYKSPSKGAKRPLRNKEERGVISQPSPKTSDYVYNVDHREAVRYKPKERLIPSQNSPDHSVKTTSDRSSRAQVPAWFHPVTSKAQTEPKALSELKTPSKSRSNDELRVDVFDAAVNSSSSLQKLSLQEAFLYAKSSFVKRSTERVARIEQAAREKDRRKLMEEAAAEERRIEASKRTSPPDTPKIKTRVKGSDQLYVPKPRQMTKAEMKELNQRLYKNLPEVKAKHEKMRRQAFYRTNRLRAQLYDKRVRTRLKGAGK, from the exons ATGGAACAGCCAACAGTGGAATTGAAACCAAGTTCACAGTCAAGAGCTGGACAGTTACCAACAAATAAGAGACTTCATGATATTGAACAG GAGTATTTAGAACAGTGGCATTTGCTGGAAAACCTTGGGTCTAGTATGGAGGCTGCTTCTGGGATGCGCCCCATAGGAGGGGAAGACTTGGCATCTTCCCAACCCAGTGGAACAGGAGATGTGCATGAACAAGGCACCAAGTTGAACGATGATGAACAGGAAAAG GAAGGTAGTGCCCAATGGTTTGTCCTTGGAGAAGAGTCATTAGACGATAGGGGCACAGGAACCCCATCTGAGGATCAACAGATGGCCCATCCTGGTGTTTCTAACTCAGATCAGACATTGGAAGGAGAAAATATCACTCAG TTATCACCATATGCTGAGCAGTGGCACGAACTAGAGCAGCTTAAGGAAAGTGTCAGGTCTTTAAGCCATGCTGCAGGTTTGCTGCAGTCACCTCATCTGCCTCCTGAAGATGATGAAACATTAGCAAGTGGACTGAGCAGTGGTTCTTTGAGTGTTGAAGCTCTTGATGAAGTTGGTGTGTTGGAGGCTCAAGTGGTACCACAGGATGGAACTGTCCAGGAAG GTGTTGCGCCACTGAGTTTGGAACAAGAAGCTGTTGAGGTGGTGGAAAACATTGATGAGGATGATTCAGCAGACAGTGGAGCGTCCTTCAGTGTGCACGATTCTGGCATTGACGAGAAACAGTTAAGAAACGAGTGGTTTCCTCTCAGACCAAGTGCGGTTGGAGAAGACGACGAAGACACCATTCAGATGCCTTATGCCACAGGCCAGGCTTCTCATGGTGCCAACAATGTCAGATTGCAAAATGTACCTCATGTTTGGTCTGATGAAGATGGGAAACAGTCACCACCAGAGAGGTCGCAGCCAGATGGACGAGACGGACCAGATCTCAAGAGGATGCCGTGGATTAGCACCACATACGGCAGCACTCCACAAGTAATCTCAGCTCCTGCTCAGAGCCAACCAGTGGCTAGTGTAGCACACACTAGTAAGGACAGTGAAAGTGATGTATCCGTGGCCTCTCAGCCACACAGTCAACACAATGTAACTCCTCTGGAAATTATCACCAGAAGTGTTCCCCCTGTCAAGAAAGGTCTGAACCTTATGAGCGAGTTGCGACAGAGGCACGCCCCTCAGTTAAACAGTGATAGTGACACAGAGAGTCCAGTGTCAAAGCTGCTTGGTCCTAACTTCCGTGCTGTGCAAGAAGTGTTGGATAGACTGAAGCGGGATAGGctaactgacaaagttgttgaaGAGGCGAAGAATACAGGTTCAGACGGAGGCTCCATGACAAAGGACTATGTCGAATACATGTCAAGTGCTGCAGCGCTAAGCAATAGCGCTGGATCAAGGGATTATGGAATGGAGTGGACTTCTGGGCGGCCGGTCACTGCGAGAAAATCCTCGTCTGAAACGGATGCAGTTGTTTGGCCCAAGGCAGTATCCCCAAGGTTCCCACCATCACATAGAAAAGGACACACGGTCTATAGGCCTTCTCAGGATGAGAGTCTACGGAGTTTCTCGGAAAATGACATCACCAATGTTATAAGACCTTTGGACTCGAGACAACAGTCCAGCTGGACGAGTGCAAAAGTATCTTCTTTGCATCCAAGTGAAATTACCCCTGTTGATACCATTCCAAAAACACCACTTCAAGCTACCAACAAGTATCCCATAGAGCTATCGCTGCTAAGTTCCTCCAGTGCTTTGGATCCATTAACTCCAGGTGAAATGTTAGATGATGCGGGATATGGCGGTCACAAAGTACGATCGTCTTTGGATTCCGCTGATGCTTTTCCTTTAGCAGCCAACGGTGGTGCAAATCTACTGACAAGAGACTACTCTGTTGTTGTAGCGACTAGTGAAGATGTGTTACATCGCCACTTGCGCAGTGATACATTCGGTCCAACTCTGCCACAGGCAATTTTGCCAAGCTCTGGGACTCATTTGCAGGCGCCAAGTTCCAGAAGTTCTATAGCAAGTAGTATAAAAAGCTCACGAATTGCTTGGGGCGGAGAGACACCACCCGCAACAAGGGATCCAATCCAAAGAGCTCCAAATCAAGTACTTCCTCGTGTTTCTGTAGAAAGCAGCGTTCCAGCCCTAGGAGCAGATAGTGGGTTGTCATTGAGTACCTCGAGAGAAAGGCCTAATCGCATAGAGACAGAAGAAAGTTTCTCTGTCATCCCAGCAGATAACTTTCCACTATCAGGCCATACCAGTTCCGTTATTGATGGAACAGAAGCTGCCCCCATTTCCATTGGTGACGCAAGGGAGGGATCAAAGGATTCGAGTCGAATGGGAAATGATCAAGGCAAAGTGCCGCAGAGTGGTGGTAATTTGCCTACTTTAGGAGACAATGAAAGAATGACATATTCCGGTGACACCTATGGAACAATACCCTCCCCAGATACCATTAGTGCTGCATCAGTTGCAACTGCCAAAGAGGAGTCTAACGATTCTTTCAGAACGGGTCAAGATGAGGGGAAGGCATTGCCGAGCGGGAATGGTTTGGAGAATTTACGAGAAAGCGATACAAGTGCATCGTCGGATGATACGGACGACCTCCTGAACTATGAACCAGTGTTGGAAGGCAATCGACAGTATTTACGAATGCAGAAGCATGCGCAATCAAAGCAACTTGATTCTGGTGCGGtgaacaatagagaaaacagAATACTTGTGAAGTCATCCAGAGACCTACCTATGGGAGATACTGTTAAAAGAATGTCTGATCGAGAGCAATCTTCATCCACTTTGCAGGGCCAATATGACAGTCATTCGGAAGTCAATGACACTCATATAAAGTCCTTACACTGGTCTCTTGGGGCTGGGACAATTTCTCCAATATCTGAAACCATACTGGCACAAAGAGATTCTAAACAAGGAAAATCATCCACCCCATTAGGTTCAGTAAGTGAGCGCTCCAGTATGGAGGAAAGTGAATTTTTGCAAGAACAGAGTCTTGAAAATGATACATTGGTTGACGTAGAGGGACGTGACGTGGTTGCAACCAAACAGGTCCCGAGTCGCTCCACAACGGACTTTTCCTCCTCAGACGAGATTTACAAACCGGTTCTTCATCGGGATGCTTCGGGAAACAAGGAGAATCATCCAAATGAGAGTGTTTTCCAAGCCTCGTCTTACGGTATCTACGACATCCGAAGGTCGTCGGGTCCTGGAAGCACTAACAGGCGTAGGAAGGCCATGGGACTTGAACCAAACCCTGCAAGAGAGGTTTCGAGTCAAAATGGTCCCGGGATGGTTTACATTTCAGGGAGTTCAACACCGAGTAGTTCGCACGATAGCGTTGGCAGGGCTTCAAAAGACATTGAGGGCCTAGCTGGAAGAAGAACTGGTCATCGAAACGTTCAACTTGAGCAAGACAACTATGAAGAGAGTTTAGAGAGCAACGAGGAGAAAGTGAGACCAAGACGTCGTGAACCAAGGGACTCGAGAATACTAAAAGGTCGACAGGCTCATGATTTTCGCGATCGTTACCACGATGCGCATGCGTTACGCGAAAAAGAGTCTGAACGACACAGAGCACGCGCGGTCAAGGATTCTTCTCAAAATCACAGAACACCAACGAAACTTATCACTTCAGAAAGATCGAGCCATTCGGTTAGGAAGACTGTGGACGAAACCGAGGAGAATCCGTCCAAGAAATTGGCAAGTTTGGTGAAATCGAGGCGAAGAGCCACCGGCGATAGTGACGGTACATCGTCAAACAACTCAACAGCGGATAGGAAAGCCAGAACTAGTAGAAAACACCCCGATGCTAAGACTAGCAGTCGTTCTCGCGACAAGACAGATCGACATGCTGTGAGACCTTCGAGGTTGGATGCGAACATTTCCAAATTGTCTTCACTGGTGTCGAAATCCATGGACGAAAGTGCTTCTTCGTCTTCTCGTGCCTCGGTTATTCAATCTCAAAAGTGGCCGATTTCAAAAAGTAGCAAGCGTAGAATGACCTCGTCTAGTGAATCATCTGATGTTTCTGAATTCTTTAATTATGCATTTATGGAACCGCGTCTTCGCTCCTCAATGAAACATAAGATTCGCATAAGAGAGTTGCTTAAATCAGTAAAAGCACAGGATATTTCTCCAATAATCAGAGTTCGAGATAGCACGTCGACCGAATCAGCTACTAATACATCAATCAACgaagagaaaggaaaggaaacagGGACTGAAAGAGAAAATGTCGAGCTCAACGAAGGCACCGAAGAACCTTCTCCAGATCTATTACATACTCGGCGCCCTGAGGCCTTCACAGTTCCATTTTCTGACCCAACATATGTGGACAGAGAACCAAAGTGTACCTGCAGAGCTTCACAAACAAGAGTTGTACATGCGACTTTGCCAGCCAAGAGCAGAAAAGTGGAAAGAAAAGGTTACGGAAAGGAGTTTAGGTTGCCTCGTAAACGAGACGTTGGCGTAAACTGTCCGACTCCGATCATCACAAGAAGCCCAGCTGCAAGCTCAGACGAGTCACTTCATGGTCAGTTTGAAGACGCGGGCACACAGACTGAAGAGTTTGTTGGCCAACGGAAAGCAAACAGCAAAGATAAGGTGGAACCCTATAAATCTCCGAGTAAAGGAGCGAAACGTCCGCTGAGAAATAAGGAAGAACGGGGTGTCATTTCTCAACCTTCACCCAAGACATCGGATTACGTGTACAACGTGGATCATCGGGAAGCTGTTCGATATAAACCAAAGGAGCGATTGATACCCAGTCAAAACTCGCCAGATCACAGCGTGAAGACGACTTCTGACCGATCGAGCCGAGCCCAGGTACCAGCTTGGTTTCATCCGGTGACAAGCAAAGCGCAAACTGAGCCAAAAGCTTTATCCGAGTTAAAAACGCCGAGTAAAAGCCGCTCTAATGATGAGCTAAGGGTAGACGTGTTTGATGCGGCCGTGAATTCGTCAAGCTCTCTGCAGAAGCTCAGCCTCCAAGAAGCGTTTCTCTACGCGAAGTCGTCTTTTGTGAAGCGCTCAACGGAAAGAGTGGCAAGAATAGAGCAAGCTGCCCGGGAAAAAGACAGGCGTAAATTAATGGAGGAAGCTGCAGCAGAGGAAAGGAGAATAGAGGCCTCTAAAAGAACATCCCCACCCGACACCCCAAAGATCAAGACACGTGTAAAAGGTTCTG ACCAGCTTTACGTCCCAAAACCGCGACAGATGACAAAAGCAGAGATGAAGGAACTTAACCAAAG GCTATACAAGAACCTACCCGAAGTGAAAGCGAAACACGAAAAAATGAGAAGACAAGCCTTCTATCGTACAAACAGACTACGGGCTCAACTTTATGACAAA AGAGTACGTACCCGCCTCAAAGGAGCCGGAAAGTGA
- the LOC138043836 gene encoding transmembrane emp24 domain-containing protein 4-like, with amino-acid sequence MAAMVWVKTLLLAILPVHLARGLYFHMGETEKKCFIEEIPDETMVIGKYKTQLYDENIRDFLPSSPGIGMHVEVKDPNMKVILSKYYASEGRFTFTSHLPGEHLICLHSNSTRWSLWAGGKLRIHLDIQVGEHANDYKEIATKDKLTELQLRIRQLLDQVEQISKEQNYQRFREERFRATSESTNQRVLWWALAQTLILLITGFWQMRHLKGFFEAKKLV; translated from the exons ATGGCGGCCATGGTTTGGGTAAAAACTTTGCTTCTAGCTATTTTACCTGTGCATTTGGCCAGAGGCCTCTACTTTCACATGGGTGAAACAGAAAAGAAATGCTTTATTGAAGAAATACCCGATGAAACCATGGTCATCG GAAAATACAAGACACAGCTTTATGATGAGAACATCAGAGATTTCCTTCCATCCAGCCCTGGTATAGGCATGCATGTAGAAGTTAAAGATCCCAACATGAAAGTTATTTTGTCTAAATATTATGCATCAGAAGGTCGTTTCACCTTTACATCACACTTACCTGGTGAACACCTCATCTGTCTACACTCCAACTCCACACGTTGGTCTCTATGGGCTGGAGGAAAGTTg CGTATTCATTTGGATATTCAAGTTGGTGAACATGCCAATGACTACAAAGAAATTGCTACAAAGGATAAACTTACTGAACTTCAGCTACGTATTCGTCAATTGTTAGACCAAGTGGAACAGATCAGCAAAGAACAGAATTATCAGCGG TTCCGTGAAGAGCGTTTCAGAGCAACTAGTGAAAGCACAAACCAAAGGGTCCTCTGGTGGGCTCTTGCGCAAACCCTGATTCTTTTGATTACTGGATTCTGGCAAATGCGTCATCTCAAGGGTTTCTTTGAAGCCAAGAAACTTGTTTAA